The DNA region TTCTATTATTTTTCATCTATAAAATTCTTTTCCTCTATCGGTTAAAATACAACTAAATTTACTAATACCAATTTGGTTAATCATTTTCATTAAAATTGTTAATACAATACTTGCCTTTTTACTGAATAAAATATCATAAAAAATTATTTTAGAATTACGATTCACTAAAACTAACAAATAAAAATTACCACAATCAATAGTATCCATTTCTCAAATTCCACTAAAATTTAAATCATCTCCATAATCATTTAAAAAATGTTTATAATCTCTAATATTAAGCAATACACCACGATTATCATTTTTTTCACCATTTTTTGTTTTTATTTTTTTATTTTTAAAATATAACATTTATTTTTTTAAATTAAAATAACCTAATCTAATATATTTATACATTGTTTTAAAACATACACCAAATTTTACATTATATTGTAATTCATACGAAGTAATAATATTTTGTGGCGAACGACCAAAATTATTATATTCATTCGAAAAATGACTTAGTTCTTGTGAATTTAACATTAAATACTTACGACATTGTTTTTTATTTTTATCATGTATTTTTTGTGCTTTTGAAGCATTATAATCATTAATATTATCAAACATATTTAATTCTTCTCAAATTACAGAATAAGACCTATTCATTTGCTTAGCAATTTTTCTAATATTAATTGTTTCATTTTTCTTTTTAAATAATTCATTATCTTTTAATTTTTCTAAATTTACTCTTTCGTTAATATCTAATCTTTCATATTTTTTCACAACTTACCTCCTAATTATATTAAAATATGTTATAATTTATATATTATAATTATAACATTTTAAATAAGGAGATAAAAATATGAAAAAATGACTTAGCATAATAGGAACAATCGGATTAACAGCAACAAGCACAACAAGTTTGATTGCTTGTAAAACACTTAAATCAAATAATAATAGTAAAAACGAGGGCAATAAAGCAGAAACTACACTAAAACCACAACAACCACCAAAAGATAGTAATTGAAAATTAATTCCTAGGGATAATGATGTTTTAGTACCACCCAAAGTAATTGTTTCTACTGATAAAAATAAATATGTAAAAGAAGATGATAGGAAATATATTGTAATTTATCCATATCTAATCCAACAATGAAACATAATTAAAACAGATACAAAAAATATTAATAATATCTTTGCATGAAGTTCCAAAGCAATAATTTATTATTGAGATGGTGATGGTGAACCTGAAACACCAACAATCAACGAAAACACCAGTGAAATTACTGATTGAAAAGAACAAAAAGGAACTGAATAACAGTTCCTTTTTTATATTAATCGTACAAATTTCATAAAGATAATTAATAAAAAAATATTTGTTATTGTACTATACAATGCATGATTAAATTTTCATACCTCAAATATTTGACTAAAAAAACTATATACTGTCTCAAAAACCTTGCCAACACCACTCGCTAACTCGTTAACTTGTTTAACTCCCGGAATAGTATTAACAATCCAAATCACC from Spiroplasma kunkelii CR2-3x includes:
- a CDS encoding lipoprotein, which gives rise to MKKWLSIIGTIGLTATSTTSLIACKTLKSNNNSKNEGNKAETTLKPQQPPKDSNWKLIPRDNDVLVPPKVIVSTDKNKYVKEDDRKYIVIYPYLIQQWNIIKTDTKNINNIFAWSSKAIIYYWDGDGEPETPTINENTSEITDWKEQKGTE